A region of Cucumis melo cultivar AY chromosome 2, USDA_Cmelo_AY_1.0, whole genome shotgun sequence DNA encodes the following proteins:
- the LOC103502725 gene encoding potassium channel AKT1: protein MESLRNRGGFRVSVCGQEELEQLSRDGSQYSLTTGILPSLGARSNRRVKLRRFIISPYDRRYRIWETFLVVLVVYTAWVSPFEFGFLKKPQSPLSVTDNVVNGFFAVDIVLTFFVAYLDKTTYLLVDEPKKIALKYARTWLIFDVISTIPSELAQKISPPPLRSYGLFNMLRLWRLRRVSALFSRLEKDRNYNYFWVRCAKLICVTLFAVHCAACFYYLLAARYHDPKNTWIGASMENFLDQSLWIRYVTSIYWSITTLTTVGYGDLHPVNTREMVFDIFYMLFNLGLTAYLIGNMTNLVVHGTSRTRKFRDTIQAASSFAHRNQLPLRLQDQMLAHLCLKFRTDSEGLQQQETLDSLPKAIRSSISHYLFYSLVDKVYLFRGVSNDLLFQLVSEMKAEYFPPKEDVILQNEAPTDFYILVTGAVDLLVLKNGVEQVVGEAKTGDLCGEIGVLCYRPQLFTVRTKRLSQLLRLNRTAFLNIVQSNVGDGTIIMNNLLQHLKDLKDKDPIMEGVLLETENMLARGRMDLPLSLCFATLRGDDLLLHQLLKRGLDPNESDNSGRTSLHIAASNGNENCVLLLLDYGADPNSRDSDGVVPLWEAILGGHEAVAQLLMDNGANLRSGDVGHFACTAAEQNNLQLLKEIHRYGGDVTSARNNGTTALHVAVCEDNIEIVKFLLKQGADIDKPDVHGWTPRDLADQQGHEGIKNLFQTTKESKSQSVVAIPEKQTGIRFLGRFTSEPMIRPQPQEANDGSWPGHSRPRRRTNNFHNSLFGIMSAAQSGEKGIPFPDNQTSLENSGTNPARVIVSCPEIGEVGGKLVLLPESYNELLEIGLKKYGIMATKVLNKDGAAIEDIEVIRDGDHLVFVSDGRTT from the exons ATGGAGTCCCTTAGAAACAGAGGGGGTTTCAGGGTTTCTGTTTGTGGTCAAGAAGAGCTTGAGCAACTCTCCAGAGACGGTAGTCAGTATAGTCTTACCACTGGAATACTTCCTTCTCTTGGCGCTAGAAGCAATCGCAGAGTCAAGCTCCGGCGTTTTATTATTTCGCCTTATGACCGTCGATACAG GATTTGGGAGACTTTTCTCGTTGTTTTGGTGGTATATACTGCTTGGGTCTCGCCGTTCGAGTTTGGATTCCTTAAGAAACCCCAATCGCCACTCTCTGTTACAGACAATGTGGTTAATGGATTTTTTGCTGTGGATATTGTTCTCACATTCTTTGTTGCTTACCTTGATAAAACCACCTATTTACTTGTTGATGAACCCAAGAAGATTGCTCTGAAGTATGCAAGGACATGGCTGATCTTTGATGTCATATCCACAATTCCTTCTGAACTTGCACAGAAGATTTCCCCTCCGCCTCTCCGTTCTTATGGATTATTCAACATGCTTCGTCTCTGGCGTCTCCGAAGAGTCAGTGCTCTTTTCTCCAG ACTGGAAAAGGATAGGAACTATAACTACTTTTGGGTTCGATGTGCGAAACTCATTTGT GTTACTCTCTTTGCGGTTCACTGTGCTGCATGTTTCTATTATCTCCTTGCTGCTCGTTATCATGACCCAAAAAACACATGGATTGGAGCATCCATGGAAAACTTTCTGGACCAAAGTTTGTGGATTAGATATGTCACTTCCATTTATTGGTCTATCACTACCCTAACTACTGTTGGCTATGGCGATTTGCATCCTGTGAATACAAGGGAGATGGTTTTTGACATATTCTACATGCTTTTCAATCTTGGTTTGACAGCATACTTAATTGGAAATATGACCAACTTAGTTGTCCATGGAACCAGTAGAACTAGAAAATTC AGGGATACGATACAAGCTGCATCTAGTTTCGCCCATAGGAATCAACTTCCTCTCCGTTTACAAGACCAAATGCTTGCACATTTGTGTCTAAAGTTCAGAACTGACTCTGAGGGATTGCAGCAGCAAGAAACTCTTGATTCCTTGCCTAAAGCCATCCGATCAAGCATTTCACATTATCTTTTCTATTCTCTAGTAGACAAGGTCTACTTGTTTCGGGGTGTTTCAAATGACCTACTTTTTCAGCTG GTGTCAGAAATGAAGGCAGAGTATTTTCCTCCAAAAGAAGATGTAATTTTACAAAATGAAGCCCCAACAGACTTCTACATTCTTGTCACGGGTGCTGTG GATTTGCTAGTGCTCAAGAATGGAGTTGAACAG GTTGTTGGAGAGGCTAAAACTGGTGATCTTTGTGGAGAGATTGGGGTGTTATGTTACAGGCCACAATTGTTTACTGTTCGTACAAAGCGATTGAGTCAGTTGCTGCGTCTAAATCGGACAGCTTTTCTGAATATTGTTCAATCCAATGTCGGTGATGGGACTATAATCATGAACAATCTTCTTCAG CATTTGAAGGACTTGAAAGACAAGGACCCCATCATGGAAGGAGTTTTGTTGGAGACAGAGAACATGCTAGCTAGAGGCAGAATGGACCTACCACTTAGTCTTTGTTTTGCAACACTTAGAGGAGATGATTTGCTTTTACACCAACTTTTGAAAAGAGGTCTCGATCCAAATGAATCAGACAATTCCGGGAGGACTTCACTT CATATAGCAGCATCAAATGGAAATGAAAACTGTGTGCTTCTATTGCTAGACTATGGAGCAGATCCCAATAGTAGAG ATTCAGATGGGGTTGTACCATTATGGGAGGCGATACTCGGTGGCCATGAGGCAGTAGCTCAGCTACTTATGGACAATGGTGCTAACCTTCGGTCAGGAGATGTTGGACACTTTGCGTGTACTGCTGCAGAGCAAAACAACCTCCAGTTGCTCAAGGAGATTCACCGATATGGAGGTGACGTTACGAGTGCTAGGAACAATGGAACGACTGCTTTGCATGTTGCTGTTTGTGAAGACAACATTGAGATCGTCAAGTTCCTTCTCAAACAAGGAGCTGATATTGACAAACCAGATGTCCATGGATGGACTCCGAGAGATCTAGCAGACCAACAAGGACATGAAGGAATTAAAAACCTCTTCCAAacaacaaaagaatcaaaatctcAATCTGTTGTTGCAATTCCAGAGAAGCAGACCGGTATTCGCTTCCTTGGAAGATTTACAAGCGAGCCTATGATTCGCCCGCAACCTCAGGAAGCCAATGATGGTTCATGGCCAGGTCATTCTCGTCCCCGTCGTAGGACTAACAACTTCCATAATTCATTGTTTGGTATCATGTCAGCAGCACAGTCAGGGGAGAAAGGCATCCCTTTTCCTGATAACCAAACCAGTTTAGAGAACTCTGGAACCAACCCTGCAAGGGTGATAGTAAGCTGTCCAGAGATCGGTGAAGTTGGCGGGAAGTTGGTGCTGCTTCCAGAAAGTTACAACGAGCTGCTCGAGATTGGTTTGAAGAAATATGGGATTATGGCAACAAAGGTATTGAACAAAGATGGAGCTGCCATTGAAGATATAGAAGTCATTAGGGATGGTGATCATCTTGTTTTTGTCAGTGATGGAAGAACCACATAA